A window of the Bradyrhizobium ottawaense genome harbors these coding sequences:
- a CDS encoding CaiB/BaiF CoA transferase family protein translates to MTGTGLPLEGVRVVEMTHMVMGPTCGMVLAQLGAEIIKVEPPAGDKTRSLGGMGTAFFPLFNRGKRSIVLDFNKPEDRETMDRLLASADVFLENFRDGQLDKQGLGPEELRRKHPHLIVAGHKGFLSGPYEHRPALDEVVQMMSGLAAMTGTRDKPQRVGSSANDIMGGMFGAISILAALYQKRGGHKNGADIRIGLFENCLFLVAQHMVEYEMTGNKPRSMPEREHAWPIYDIFDTAEGDRIFIGVVTEGHWWTFCKEFGLKEFADDPSLRNTTDRILARGRIIPRVAEVVRQWKMADLSAKLDELNICFSPINRPEDLLTDPHVLRPGGLVQNFNANGAPFRVPALPIEWNGGNIGEGLKVPVLGADTDAVRAELDKLSSTDNAA, encoded by the coding sequence ATGACCGGGACGGGACTGCCGCTTGAGGGCGTAAGGGTCGTCGAAATGACCCATATGGTGATGGGCCCGACCTGCGGCATGGTTCTCGCGCAGCTGGGTGCCGAGATCATCAAGGTCGAGCCGCCGGCCGGCGACAAGACCCGCTCGCTCGGCGGCATGGGTACCGCGTTCTTCCCGCTGTTCAACCGCGGCAAACGCAGCATCGTGCTCGATTTCAACAAGCCTGAAGACCGCGAAACTATGGACCGGCTGCTCGCCAGCGCCGACGTCTTCCTGGAAAACTTTCGCGACGGCCAGCTCGACAAGCAGGGGCTCGGCCCCGAGGAACTGCGCCGCAAGCATCCGCACCTGATCGTGGCCGGCCACAAGGGTTTTCTGTCCGGCCCCTACGAGCATCGCCCGGCGCTCGACGAGGTCGTGCAGATGATGTCGGGGCTCGCCGCCATGACCGGCACGCGCGACAAGCCGCAGCGCGTCGGTTCCTCCGCCAACGACATCATGGGCGGGATGTTCGGCGCGATTTCGATCCTGGCCGCGCTCTATCAGAAACGCGGGGGCCACAAGAACGGTGCCGACATCCGCATCGGACTGTTCGAAAACTGCCTGTTCCTGGTCGCCCAGCACATGGTCGAATATGAAATGACCGGCAACAAGCCGCGCTCGATGCCGGAGCGCGAGCATGCGTGGCCGATCTACGATATTTTCGATACCGCCGAAGGCGACCGCATCTTCATCGGCGTCGTCACCGAGGGTCACTGGTGGACCTTCTGCAAGGAATTCGGGTTGAAGGAATTTGCGGACGACCCGAGCTTGCGCAACACCACGGACCGCATTCTGGCCCGCGGGCGGATCATTCCGCGCGTCGCCGAGGTGGTCAGGCAATGGAAGATGGCCGATCTGTCGGCCAAGCTCGATGAGCTGAATATCTGTTTCTCGCCGATCAACCGCCCTGAGGACCTGCTAACGGATCCGCATGTGCTGCGACCCGGCGGGCTGGTGCAGAATTTCAACGCCAATGGCGCGCCGTTCCGCGTTCCCGCGTTGCCGATCGAATGGAACGGCGGCAATATCGGCGAAGGGCTGAAAGTGCCGGTGCTGGGCGCCGATACCGACGCCGTTCGCGCCGAACTCGACAAACTTTCCTCAACCGACAACGCTGCGTGA
- a CDS encoding hydroxymethylglutaryl-CoA lyase, translating to MTRLQDVYPDNRVILREVGLRDGLQLVKTFPSTAAKQRWIREEYAAGVRHFEVGSFLPAKTFPQFVDVREIIQTVGALPGAYGIALTLNERGVNEALASGVAEVATVVSATEEHSQANANRTRESAIANVKRLCELRDASEHKPIINAAVSMALGCSIVGAVDPVEVLRITEKLFEAGVDMVAIADTVGFAGPKQVGELTAGAVKIAGNKPICIHLHDTRGMGIANASAALDAGARVLDGSLGGLGGCPFAPGATGNVVFEDLAFLCESKGFKTGIDIEKLVAVRSILKSEMPGEALYGGMARAGLPRGTAAKAA from the coding sequence ATGACCCGTCTTCAAGACGTCTATCCCGACAACAGAGTGATCCTGCGCGAAGTGGGCCTGCGCGACGGCCTGCAACTGGTGAAGACGTTTCCGTCCACCGCCGCCAAGCAGCGCTGGATCCGCGAGGAGTATGCCGCGGGCGTGCGGCATTTCGAGGTTGGTTCGTTTCTACCTGCCAAGACCTTTCCGCAATTCGTCGACGTGCGCGAGATCATCCAGACGGTCGGCGCTCTGCCCGGCGCCTACGGCATTGCGCTGACGCTGAACGAGCGCGGCGTCAACGAGGCGCTGGCCTCAGGCGTTGCCGAAGTGGCGACGGTAGTCTCGGCCACCGAGGAACACAGCCAGGCCAACGCCAATCGCACGCGCGAATCGGCGATCGCCAACGTCAAGCGGCTGTGCGAATTGCGCGATGCCAGCGAACACAAGCCGATTATCAACGCCGCGGTCTCGATGGCGCTGGGCTGCTCGATCGTCGGCGCCGTTGACCCTGTGGAAGTGCTGCGAATCACGGAAAAACTGTTCGAGGCCGGCGTCGACATGGTCGCGATCGCCGATACCGTCGGCTTTGCCGGGCCGAAGCAGGTCGGCGAACTGACCGCTGGCGCGGTGAAGATTGCGGGGAACAAGCCGATCTGCATTCACCTGCACGACACCCGCGGCATGGGCATCGCGAATGCGTCGGCGGCGCTCGATGCCGGCGCACGCGTGCTCGACGGCTCGCTCGGCGGTCTCGGCGGCTGCCCGTTCGCGCCGGGCGCGACCGGCAATGTCGTGTTCGAGGATCTCGCGTTCCTGTGCGAGAGCAAGGGTTTCAAGACCGGCATCGATATCGAGAAACTGGTCGCGGTGCGCTCGATCCTGAAATCGGAAATGCCCGGCGAGGCGCTCTACGGCGGCATGGCGCGTGCGGGATTGCCGCGTGGCACGGCAGCGAAGGCGGCCTAG